In Primulina huaijiensis isolate GDHJ02 chromosome 6, ASM1229523v2, whole genome shotgun sequence, a single window of DNA contains:
- the LOC140977980 gene encoding pentatricopeptide repeat-containing protein At5g46580, chloroplastic-like — MATKISLSPYHHSSATNQRQPPPFTTPAQVPNKKRFTFFCSSSKRAPSSPSAVAEEQKNQSLAEQLLPLSITLLSDNNANKTQLLSKPKSTWVNPTKPKPSILSLHRHKRSTYSYNPQMKDLREFSKKLNECEESEFLAVVEGIPTAPSRENMLFLLNGLRPWQKSLLFFNWVKAQNLFPIETIFYNVTMKSLRFGRQFQHIEELALEMIENGIEFDNITYSTIITCAKRCNIFDKAVEWFERMYKTGLMPDEVTYSAVLDVYAKLGKVEEVLSLYEKGRASGWKPDPIDFAVLGKLFGEAGDYDGIRYVLQEMKSLGVQPNLVLYNTLLEAMGKVGKPGLARSLFEEMVELGVTPNEKTLTALIKIYGRARWVRDALELWERMKLNGWPVDFILYNTLLSMCADLGLVEEGERLFEDMKGSQKSKPDSWSYTAMLNIYGSAGNVDKAMVLFKEMSEAGVNLNVMGCTCLIQCLGRAKKIDDLVKMFKTSVDWGVKPDDRLCGCLLSVVSYCDGDDANKVLSCLELANPKLVALVKLLSNENITNLDIIREEFKGILNSASVEARRPFCNCLIDICRNRNLHARAHDLLCIGSMYGLYPGLHTKTQEEWRLNVRSLSVGAAHTAFEEWMGTLAKIIEQEETLPALFTANTGAGTHKFSQGLGSAFASHMEKLAVPFRESEEKAGFFFATREDLVEWVQSKASSAAA; from the coding sequence ATGGCAACAAAAATTTCTCTATCACCTTACCACCACTCTTCCGCGACGAACCAACGTCAACCGCCTCCCTTCACCACCCCCGCTCAAGTTCCCAACAAGAAAAGATTCACATTTTTCTGCAGTTCAAGCAAGAGAGCACCTTCGTCACCTTCCGCCGTAGCCGAAGAGCAAAAGAATCAATCTTTGGCTGAGCAGCTTTTGCCCTTATCCATCACTCTTCTTTCTGATAATAATGCAAATAAAACCCAGCTTTTATCCAAGCCCAAATCCACTTGGGTTAACCCCACAAAGCCTAAGCCTTCCATTCTTTCTCTCCACCGCCACAAACGCTCTACTTATTCGTACAATCCACAGATGAAAGACTTGAGAGAGTTTTCCAAGAAACTCAATGAATGTGAGGAATCCGAATTTTTGGCTGTTGTTGAAGGAATTCCAACTGCACCCAGTAGGGAAAATATGCTTTTTCTGCTGAATGGCTTGAGACCATGGCAAAAGTCGCTTCTTTTCTTCAATTGGGTGAAAGCCCAGAATTTGTTTCCCATTGAGACAATATTTTACAATGTTACTATGAAGTCTTTGAGGTTTGGCAGACAGTTTCAACATATTGAGGAACTTGCACTTGAAATGATCGAGAACGGAATTGAGTTTGATAACATTACCTATTCCACTATTATTACTTGTGCGAAAAGATGTAATATTTTCGACAAGGCAGTGGAATGGTTTGAGAGGATGTACAAGACGGGGCTGATGCCTGATGAAGTTACTTATTCTGCTGTTTTGGATGTGTATGCGAAATTGGGTAAGGTTGAGGAGGTGCTGAGTTTGTATGAGAAAGGGAGAGCTAGTGGGTGGAAGCCTGATCCAATTGATTTCGCTGTTCTTGGTAAGTTGTTTGGCGAGGCAGGGGATTATGATGGAATTCGGTATGTTTTGCAAGAAATGAAGTCTCTTGGAGTGCAACCAAATTTGGTTTTGTACAACACACTGTTGGAGGCTATGGGTAAGGTTGGGAAGCCCGGCTTGGCTAGAAGTTTATTTGAGGAAATGGTGGAATTGGGGGTCACTCCTAACGAGAAGACGTTGACTGCATTGATAAAGATTTATGGGAGGGCTAGGTGGGTTAGAGATGCATTGGAGCTTTGGGAACGAATGAAGTTGAATGGATGGCCTGTGGATTTCATTTTGTACAATACATTGTTGAGTATGTGTGCCGACCTTGGGTTGGTGGAAGAGGGCGAAAGACTGTTTGAGGACATGAAAGGTTCCCAGAAAAGCAAGCCGGATAGTTGGAGCTACACAGCGATGCTTAATATTTATGGGAGTGCAGGAAACGTGGATAAGGCCATGGTTTTGTTCAAGGAAATGTCCGAGGCTGGTGTGAATCTCAATGTCATGGGGTGCACTTGTTTGATCCAATGCTTgggacgtgcaaagaaaattgATGATTTGGTTAAGATGTTCAAAACCTCAGTGGACTGGGGCGTGAAGCCAGATGATAGGTTGTGTGGCTGCTTGCTATCTGTTGTGTCATACTGTGACGGGGACGATGCCAACAAAGTTCTTTCTTGTTTAGAGCTAGCAAACCCGAAATTGGTTGCCTTAGTGAAGCTACTGTCAAATGAAAACATCACTAACTTAGACATTATAAGAGAAGAGTTCAAGGGCATACTGAACAGCGCATCAGTTGAAGCTAGGAGACCATTCTGCAACTGTTTGATTGATATATGCCGAAACAGAAATCTCCATGCACGAGCCCACGACCTTTTGTGTATCGGATCTATGTATGGACTATATCCTGGTCTGCATACCAAAACACAAGAAGAATGGCGATTAAACGTTCGATCTCTCTCTGTTGGTGCAGCTCATACAGCATTCGAAGAATGGATGGGCACTTTGGCTAAAATCATCGAACAAGAAGAAACTTTACCTGCTTTATTCACGGCCAACACGGGAGCTGGAACTCATAAGTTTTCTCAAGGTTTAGGGAGTGCCTTTGCTTCCCATATGGAGAAACTTGCAGTCCCTTTTAGGGAAAGTGAGGAGAAAGCTGGTTTCTTTTTCGCGACTCGAGAAGATTTGGTGGAATGGGTTCAATCAAAGGCTTCTTCTGCTGCGGCTTAA
- the LOC140977981 gene encoding protein ABCI7, chloroplastic, with amino-acid sequence MMITTLSMSIPSLGSYLPKLSSPSRATRTRVCTQPRTLAILSDPHVLRLAETLEDSIPSTSSTSPPPPLQKLRDISSESLLSTPWPSRKDEAFRFTDTSFIKNSDVQPVQPSSLQSLASLNVLGDTLLPNLAIVDGYLVDSLSHFSELPDGVFVGTLSSVNSHMIMNRVSEFASSFQGDLFWSLNGVGAPDIIVVYVPEGCKVESTLHLRFLSLKGDKSDSKMLPISNPRVLVLVENGGEISIVEEYMGADGDEKCYWTNSVMEVVIGDGGKVTHSYIQRQSMEAVHVKWTSVRQESTSVYELTEVSTGGKLSRHNVHVQQVGTDTTTVLSTFHLSIGEQLQDLHSKLVLDYPRGFSRQLHKCIVAHSLGQAVFDGNVQVNRDAQQTDAGQLTRTLLLKPRATVNVKPNLQIIADDVKCSHGAAISDLEENQLFYFQARGIDIETARKALIFSFAGEVIQRFPDPCVQKTAENLIRKLLNPTLPSR; translated from the exons ATGATGATAACTACCCTTTCAATGTCTATCCCAAGCCTGGGCTCTTACCTTCCCAAATTATCATCGCCATCGCGAGCCACCAGAACTAGAGTTTGTACTCAGCCTCGAACACTTGCAATCCTCTCGGACCCACACGTTCTGCGTCTGGCAGAGACTCTAGAAGACTCCATTCCTTCAACCTCTTCCACTTCCCCGCCTCCTCCTCTGCAGAAGCTGAGAGACATATCATCCGAGTCCCTTCTTTCTACTCCCTGGCCCTCTCGGAAGGACGAGGCTTTTAGATTCACAGACACTTCGTTTATCAAGAATTCCGATGTCCAACCGGTACAACCTTCCTCTTTGCAATCCCTGGCTTCCTTAAACGTTTTGGGCGATACCCTTTTGCCCAATCTTGCTATAGTTGATGGTTATTTGGTAGATTCTTTGTCACATTTTTCTGAATTGCCCGATGGGGTGTTTGTTGGTACTCTGTCGAGTGTGAATTCTCACATGATTATGAATAGGGTTTCTGAATTTGCGTCCAGTTTTCAGGGGGATTTGTTTTGGTCACTTAATGGTGTTGGTGCTCCAGATATTATTGTTGTCTATGTACCAGAAGGGTGCAAGGTTGAGAGTACATTGCATTTGAGGTTTCTTTCGTTGAAAGGGGACAAGAGTGATTCAAAAATGCTGCCTATTTCGAATCCAAGGGTGCTAGTTTTGGTAGAGAATGGAGGAGAGATCAGTATAGTTGAGGAGTATATGGGTGCAGATGGGGATGAAAAGTGTTATTGGACCAATTCAGTTATGGAAGTTGTCATCGGGGATGGGGGCAAGGTTACCCATTCTTACATTCAAAGACAGTCCATGGAAGCAGTGCATGTGAAATGGACCTCAGTTCGTCAG GAATCAACAAGTGTTTATGAGCTTACAGAAGTCAGCACTGGTGGAAAATTAAGCAGGCACAATGTCCACGTGCAGCAGGTCGGCACGGATACTACAACTGTGTTGTCAACATTTCATTTGTCGATTGGCGAACAGTTACAAGATTTGCATAGTAAACTAGTGTTGGACTATCCACGTGGTTTTTCTAGGCAACTTCACAAGTGTATTGTTGCTCATTCACTAGGGCAGGCTGTTTTCGATGGCAATGTTCAAGTCAATAG AGATGCTCAGCAAACTGATGCAGGACAACTAACGAGGACCCTCCTTCTGAAGCCTCGTGCGACCGTAAATGTCAAACCTAATCTCCAGATCATAGCCGATGATGTCAAATGCTCTCATGGAGCTGCGATTAGTGATTTGGAAGAGAACCAGCTATTCTACTTTCAAGCACGGGGAATTGACATAGAAACTGCAAGAAAAGCTCTCATCTTCTCATTTGCAGGTGAGGTTATACAACGTTTTCCTGACCCTTGTGTTCAAAAGACTGCCGAGAATTTGATAAGGAAACTGCTCAATCCTACACTACCGTCGAGGTAA
- the LOC140978846 gene encoding heat stress transcription factor B-2b-like, whose protein sequence is MSRDSATGGGGAGESQRSIPTLFLTKTYQLVDDPKTDDLISWNEDGTGFIVWRPAEFARDLLPKCFKHNNFSSFVRQLNTYGFRKLVPDRWEFANDYFRKGEKALLKDIHRRRMSTVVATSAMPTEAVPVNAHTVTVAASPVAFIQVSPTNSGEEQVVSSNSSPGVNAAAAPPTAILLACTSVSDIVEENERLRKENSHLSQKLDELKSLFSEVCGLMSSYATNQCEIGLSEARGLDATKVSETDEGGCATMSDGGGEAEDDNDETFPKIFGVSLAAKRLKRSIEDETRC, encoded by the exons ATGAGCAGAGATTCTGCGACAGGAGGTGGCGGTGCTGGAGAGTCGCAGAGGTCCATTCCGACGCTGTTTTTGACGAAAACATACCAGTTGGTGGACGATCCAAAGACCGATGATTTGATTTCTTGGAACGAAGATGGAACGGGGTTTATTGTGTGGCGACCAGCTGAATTCGCCAGAGATTTACTGCCTAAATGTTTCAAACACAACAATTTCTCTAGCTTTGTTCGTCAGCTCAACACCTAC GGGTTCAGGAAACTTGTTCCCGATAGATGGGAATTCGCAAATGATTACTTCAGAAAGGGTGAAAAAGCGTTACTTAAAGATATTCATCGCCGGAGAATGTCGACCGTCGTCGCGACGTCAGCGATGCCAACGGAGGCTGTGCCAGTAAATGCTCACACAGTAACCGTTGCAGCATCCCCGGTAGCTTTTATCCAAGTCTCTCCCACAAATTCGGGGGAGGAGCAGGTTGTCTCCTCCAACTCATCTCCGGGGGTCAACGCCGCCGCTGCCCCTCCGACTGCGATACTGCTTGCTTGCACGTCAGTGTCGGACATAGTTGAAGAAAACGAAAGGTTGAGAAAAGAGAATTCGCATTTAAGTCAAAAGCTCGATGAATTGAAGAGTTTATTTAGTGAAGTTTGTGGTTTGATGTCAAGTTATGCTACAAACCAATGCGAGATAGGTTTGTCGGAGGCGAGAGGATTGGATGCAACGAAGGTTTCTGAGACGGATGAAGGCGGCTGCGCCACTATGAGCGACGGCGGAGGGGAGGCGGAAGATGATAATGACGAGACTTTCCCCAAAATTTTTGGGGTTTCGTTAGCGGCCAAGAGACTGAAGAGGAGCATCGAAGATGAGACCCGGTGTTGA